From the Oleiharenicola lentus genome, one window contains:
- the speA gene encoding biosynthetic arginine decarboxylase — MKIKAASAWSAAQSEEFYGFKRWGANHFSVDSEGFVQVQPLADGRTVRLMDVVDEATSMGLKAPLVIRMQDTLRHRVTQLNEVFRKAIKDEGYKGDYRGVFPIKVNQLREVVDEVVSAGKDFNYGLEAGSKPELMIALAMHEGGQRLIICNGYKDKDYMRLALLGRKLGKKVIIVIEQLSEVDSIIEISKETGVKPMIGFRVKLQTRGEGKWAMSTGDNAKFGLNTAEILFAVEKLRAAKMQQCLRLVHFHIGSQVPNIITIKAAVTEAARFYCQLAKMGFPMGYLDVGGGLGIDYDGSRTNFESSMNYTVGEYARDVVFNIREICEASGVKVPDIVTESGRAVAAPHSMLVVEVFERINKHESLGKQHQPKSRHKIVDDLAVLLKNKARLGRLERFHDALQKKEEAFSLFNLGYLDLENRAAAEQIFWQICEQIDKESDKAGYQPEELHDLKKLLADQYVCNFSVFQSLLDSWALKQLFPITPLHRLKEKPTVNAVLVDITCDSDGKVDRFIDLQDVKDYMTLHPLKPGQPYYLGIYLTGAYQDIMGDLHNLFGRVNEVHVFLEDDEPNGYYIEEALAGSRVSEVIEGVQYQWEELCRKIKQQIDHATKKDLIKPREGVRLVEFYEAQMQAKTYLNIEQNGKRKR, encoded by the coding sequence TTGAAGATCAAAGCCGCATCCGCGTGGTCCGCCGCCCAGTCTGAAGAATTCTATGGTTTCAAGCGCTGGGGCGCCAATCACTTCTCCGTCGATTCCGAGGGTTTCGTGCAGGTTCAGCCACTCGCCGACGGCCGTACCGTCCGCCTCATGGACGTGGTGGACGAGGCCACCAGCATGGGCCTCAAGGCCCCCCTCGTCATCCGTATGCAGGACACCCTCCGTCACCGGGTGACCCAGCTCAACGAGGTCTTCCGCAAGGCCATCAAGGACGAGGGCTACAAGGGCGACTACCGCGGCGTCTTCCCCATCAAGGTCAACCAGCTGCGGGAGGTCGTGGACGAGGTCGTCTCGGCCGGCAAGGACTTCAACTACGGCCTCGAGGCCGGCTCCAAGCCCGAGCTGATGATCGCCCTGGCGATGCACGAAGGCGGCCAGCGCCTCATCATCTGCAACGGTTACAAGGACAAGGATTACATGCGGCTCGCCCTCCTTGGGCGCAAGCTGGGCAAGAAGGTCATCATCGTGATCGAGCAACTGTCCGAGGTGGACAGCATCATCGAGATCTCGAAGGAGACCGGCGTGAAGCCGATGATCGGCTTCCGCGTGAAGCTCCAGACCCGCGGCGAGGGCAAGTGGGCCATGTCCACCGGCGACAACGCCAAGTTCGGCCTCAACACCGCTGAGATCCTCTTCGCCGTCGAGAAGCTCCGCGCCGCCAAGATGCAGCAGTGCCTGCGCCTCGTGCATTTCCACATCGGCTCGCAGGTGCCGAACATCATCACGATCAAGGCCGCCGTGACCGAAGCCGCGCGCTTCTACTGCCAGCTCGCCAAGATGGGCTTCCCGATGGGCTACCTCGATGTCGGCGGCGGCCTCGGCATCGACTACGACGGCTCGCGCACGAACTTCGAGTCCTCGATGAACTACACCGTCGGCGAATACGCCCGCGACGTGGTGTTCAACATCCGCGAAATCTGCGAGGCCTCCGGCGTGAAGGTGCCCGACATCGTCACCGAATCCGGCCGCGCCGTCGCCGCCCCCCACTCCATGCTCGTGGTCGAGGTCTTCGAGCGGATCAACAAGCACGAGTCCCTCGGCAAGCAGCACCAGCCCAAGTCCCGCCACAAGATCGTGGACGACCTCGCCGTGCTCCTGAAAAACAAGGCCCGCCTGGGCCGCCTCGAGCGCTTCCACGACGCGCTCCAAAAGAAGGAAGAAGCCTTCTCGCTCTTCAACCTCGGCTACCTCGACCTCGAGAACCGCGCCGCGGCCGAACAGATTTTCTGGCAGATCTGCGAACAGATCGACAAGGAGAGCGACAAGGCCGGCTACCAGCCCGAGGAACTGCACGACCTCAAGAAGCTCCTCGCCGACCAATACGTCTGCAACTTCTCGGTCTTCCAGTCGCTCCTCGACAGCTGGGCCCTCAAGCAGCTCTTCCCCATCACGCCGCTGCACCGCCTGAAGGAGAAGCCCACCGTCAACGCCGTGCTCGTGGACATCACCTGCGACTCCGACGGCAAGGTGGACCGCTTCATCGACCTGCAGGACGTGAAGGACTACATGACGCTGCACCCGCTGAAGCCCGGCCAGCCCTACTACCTCGGCATCTACCTCACCGGCGCCTACCAGGACATCATGGGCGACCTGCACAACCTCTTCGGCCGCGTGAACGAGGTCCATGTCTTCCTCGAGGACGACGAGCCCAACGGCTACTATATCGAGGAAGCCCTCGCCGGTTCGCGCGTCTCCGAGGTCATCGAGGGCGTGCAATACCAGTGGGAAGAGCTCTGCCGGAAGATCAAGCAGCAGATCGACCACGCCACGAAGAAGGACCTCATCAAGCCCCGCGAAGGCGTGCGCCTCGTGGAGTTCTACGAGGCCCAGATGCAGGCCAAGACCTACCTCAACATCGAGCAGAACGGGAAGCGGAAGCGTTGA
- a CDS encoding MFS transporter, whose protein sequence is MSTPTGSAPSHPHDRPTRTRYWVIVFAVTLAVIQYIDRVAISQAMPDIAAEMKFTDAQKGMIFSAFTLAYALFEIPTGWMGDKLGAKSVLIRVVLWWSFFTAATGWAWNYVSMLVTRFLFGAGEAGCFPNLTKALSTWLPKVDRTRAQSLMWMGARWGGASAPLLVVLVMTLVSWRAAFVVFALLGVIWAIVFAKWYRDNPKDHPKVNAAELELLKENAANASGHGNVPWRELATRPTMWLLWGQYFFLSYGWYFFVTWLPTYLRDERGLEIKSNVVMKWLAAVLEGWFSPELTLKILAAALSGTPLLFGGFGALLAGQVSSRIIARGGSVTRVRRTFGFVGLAGAASLLMASFYIRDPLLAMIAMGMAGFFNDLTLPGSWATCMDVGGKYAGTVSGSMNMMGNFGGMAGPIVVGWVLTLTNRDWQQVFVVTSIIYSLGAFCWLFIDPVTPLEKEEGKVMN, encoded by the coding sequence ATGTCCACCCCGACCGGCTCCGCCCCGAGCCATCCCCACGACCGGCCGACGCGCACCCGCTATTGGGTGATTGTTTTCGCCGTCACGCTGGCCGTCATCCAATACATCGACCGCGTGGCGATCTCGCAGGCGATGCCCGACATCGCGGCGGAGATGAAGTTCACCGATGCGCAGAAGGGCATGATTTTCTCGGCCTTCACGCTGGCCTACGCGCTCTTCGAAATTCCCACGGGCTGGATGGGCGACAAGCTCGGTGCGAAGAGCGTGTTGATCCGCGTCGTGCTGTGGTGGTCATTTTTCACCGCGGCAACGGGCTGGGCCTGGAACTATGTTTCCATGCTGGTCACCCGTTTCCTTTTTGGTGCGGGCGAGGCGGGGTGTTTCCCCAACCTCACCAAGGCGCTGAGCACGTGGCTGCCCAAGGTGGATCGCACGCGCGCGCAGTCGCTGATGTGGATGGGCGCGCGCTGGGGTGGGGCGTCGGCACCGCTGCTGGTGGTGTTGGTGATGACGCTGGTGAGCTGGCGCGCGGCTTTCGTGGTGTTCGCCTTGCTCGGCGTGATCTGGGCGATTGTCTTCGCCAAGTGGTATCGCGACAACCCCAAGGATCATCCCAAGGTCAACGCGGCCGAACTCGAGCTGCTGAAGGAAAACGCCGCCAACGCCAGCGGCCACGGCAACGTGCCGTGGCGGGAACTGGCCACGCGGCCGACCATGTGGCTGCTCTGGGGCCAGTATTTCTTCCTCAGCTACGGGTGGTATTTCTTCGTCACCTGGCTGCCGACCTACCTGCGCGACGAGCGCGGGCTGGAGATCAAGTCGAACGTTGTGATGAAGTGGCTCGCCGCCGTGCTGGAAGGCTGGTTCAGCCCCGAACTCACCTTGAAGATCCTGGCCGCGGCGCTTTCCGGCACCCCGCTGCTCTTCGGCGGCTTCGGCGCCCTGCTGGCCGGCCAGGTGTCGAGCCGGATCATCGCGCGCGGTGGCAGCGTCACGCGGGTGCGGCGCACCTTCGGTTTCGTGGGCCTGGCGGGTGCGGCTTCGCTCCTGATGGCCTCGTTCTACATCCGCGACCCGCTCCTGGCGATGATCGCCATGGGCATGGCGGGCTTTTTCAACGACCTGACGTTGCCGGGCAGCTGGGCGACCTGCATGGACGTGGGCGGCAAATACGCCGGCACCGTCTCGGGCAGCATGAACATGATGGGGAACTTTGGCGGCATGGCCGGGCCGATCGTGGTGGGCTGGGTGCTGACGCTCACCAACCGCGACTGGCAGCAGGTGTTCGTGGTCACCAGCATCATCTATTCGCTCGGCGCATTCTGCTGGCTGTTCATCGACCCGGTGACCCCGTTGGAGAAGGAAGAGGGAAAAGTTATGAATTGA
- a CDS encoding glycoside hydrolase family 88 protein — MRLPLCLLLLVAIASGRAAETPLPEVIRASLTAAARQYEWMLAHLPADPAKPMPRTFEHGKLVTVATRDWTSGFFPGSLWYLFEATGDTKWRAAAEKFTAQLEPEQHNTRTHDVGFILYCSYGNGLRLTGNADYKPVLLNGAKSLTTRFNPTIGSLKSWDWSKVWEFPVIVDNMMNLEMLLWAGREQPGSPFREVAIRHADTTLAHHFRDDGSSFHVVDYSAADGRVKSRVTHQGIADASAWARGQAWGLYGFTVMYRETRDERYLAQARKIAAFIMNHPRLPADKVPYWDFDDPKIPNAPRDSSAAAIICSALLELRTYVPADEAVRYAAFAEAQLRSLASPAYLAETGTNGGFILKHATGNHPKNSEVDTPLNYGDYYFLEALLRARK; from the coding sequence GTGAGACTACCCCTCTGCCTCCTCCTTCTTGTGGCGATCGCCTCCGGGCGTGCCGCCGAAACGCCGCTCCCGGAAGTCATCCGCGCGAGCCTCACCGCCGCGGCCCGGCAATACGAGTGGATGTTGGCGCACCTGCCGGCCGATCCCGCCAAGCCGATGCCGCGCACCTTTGAGCACGGCAAGCTCGTCACGGTCGCGACCCGCGACTGGACCAGCGGTTTCTTCCCCGGCTCGCTCTGGTATCTCTTCGAGGCCACGGGCGACACGAAGTGGCGTGCCGCCGCGGAAAAATTCACCGCGCAGCTCGAGCCCGAACAACACAACACGCGCACGCACGACGTCGGGTTCATCCTCTATTGCAGCTATGGCAATGGCCTGCGCCTGACGGGCAACGCCGACTACAAGCCGGTCCTGCTCAACGGCGCCAAGTCCCTCACCACCCGCTTCAACCCGACCATCGGCTCGCTCAAGTCGTGGGACTGGAGCAAGGTCTGGGAATTTCCCGTCATCGTGGACAACATGATGAACCTCGAAATGCTGCTGTGGGCCGGCCGCGAGCAACCTGGTTCGCCCTTCCGCGAAGTGGCGATCCGGCACGCCGACACCACGCTCGCCCACCATTTCCGCGACGACGGCAGCTCGTTCCATGTCGTGGATTACTCGGCGGCGGACGGCCGCGTGAAGTCCCGCGTCACCCATCAGGGCATCGCCGACGCCTCGGCCTGGGCGCGCGGCCAGGCCTGGGGGCTTTACGGATTTACGGTGATGTATCGGGAGACCAGGGACGAGCGCTACCTCGCGCAGGCGCGCAAGATCGCGGCGTTCATCATGAACCACCCGCGACTGCCGGCCGACAAGGTGCCGTATTGGGATTTCGACGACCCGAAGATCCCCAACGCCCCGCGCGACTCTTCGGCCGCGGCCATCATCTGCTCCGCCTTGCTGGAACTCCGCACCTACGTGCCCGCCGACGAAGCCGTCCGCTACGCAGCCTTTGCCGAAGCGCAACTGCGCAGCCTCGCCTCCCCCGCCTACCTGGCCGAGACCGGCACCAACGGCGGATTCATCCTCAAACACGCCACGGGCAACCATCCAAAGAACAGCGAGGTCGATACGCCGCTCAACTACGGCGACTACTACTTCCTCGAGGCCCTGCTCCGCGCGCGGAAGTGA
- the yajC gene encoding preprotein translocase subunit YajC: protein MTKISLLIAQAAPASPAAPGGAGSLMQFLPLVLMFAAMYFLLIAPQRKKQKEHEKMLAALAAGDEVVTAGGIYGEITQVKDDRFVVRIGHDNVKVEIGKGFISALVKKA, encoded by the coding sequence ATGACTAAAATCTCCCTATTGATCGCCCAAGCCGCTCCCGCCTCGCCCGCCGCCCCCGGTGGCGCCGGATCCCTGATGCAGTTCCTGCCGCTCGTGCTGATGTTCGCCGCGATGTATTTCCTCCTCATCGCCCCGCAGCGCAAGAAGCAGAAGGAGCACGAGAAGATGCTCGCGGCCCTCGCGGCCGGCGATGAGGTCGTTACGGCCGGTGGCATCTATGGCGAGATCACGCAGGTGAAGGATGACCGATTCGTCGTTCGCATCGGCCACGACAACGTCAAGGTCGAGATCGGCAAGGGCTTCATCAGCGCGCTGGTGAAGAAGGCCTGA
- a CDS encoding glycoside hydrolase family 2 protein, which translates to MRLPLLFVLLTGLALAHGRETIDFNPDWRFLKEDPAKAETPGFDDSAWERVSAPHTFNDTDTFDNWSLPGHRGEQDQWSGRTWYRKTFAAPAEWQGRKVFIEFEAVRQVAEVYLNGVKLGTAKGGFTPFGFDLTPHLRPGEPNVLAVMADNRFQRDPMDPALDPQAATNAKTHPNLAQLSKQLMEQIPETLEELQADQIPWNNPHWHPAHGGIYRNVRLIVTDPLHLTLPLYSFLQTEGPYAYATSISEKSAQIGIEVPVRNDRTGSADFQIGAEIIDADGRSVAAMQVRETLPAGGSRKFTLPAIVIPRPRLWEPAYPHLYRVVISLNVRNTNIDRVEIPLGIRQVRWETDGGLFLNGAHLKLRGWGQKPTNEWPGLGAALPDSLQFYTLQLMREAGGNFVRWGHVPGGPAQIAAADRLGLVTLQPGTDGEHDTKGGAWALRVANFRDVLIYYRNHPSILIWEGGNQKISREHAAELRALMDRYDPHGQRAYAHRRADAITAEFMDVGIGTEGGREIARLPVVEGEYNREESPRRVWDDFSPPNFGYPEAKGQTYQLTSEQFAVNQIGHYVKKLGAPEHAGGANWIFSDSTSGGRVAVEVARTSGEVDAVRLPKEAYYVTQAMFRDDPQVHIIGHWSYPAGTRKSVYVVANTDTVELLLNGRSLGSGKRSDRFLFTFPEVAFEPGEIKAVASSGGKVLATATKLTAGPATALRLSLVRHTGGLVADGADVALVDVEAVDAEGRRVPTFQQRVDFDVSGPVTWRGGYNSGKTDSINHRHLDLEAGINRVALRAGREPGEVTVTARAAGLQSGHIRFRLNAYAGAPPALPTVSLPATAPARLILAATAATAARTDATRLGRFIRTLNYTGPNASIVHVETHARDGRNAYVNTDSPFAGLPVALQDADWVQVDNRDALYSAVDLIELSVATDATVWIAHDEALPRPAWLTRQFEPTDTVLRVLERPMRLFRRNVTAAASLTLGSNTEDPRQTEGNLYLVFVGQTPP; encoded by the coding sequence ATGCGACTCCCCCTGCTTTTCGTGCTTTTGACCGGACTCGCTCTGGCGCACGGTCGTGAAACAATCGATTTCAACCCCGACTGGCGCTTCCTCAAGGAGGACCCGGCCAAAGCCGAGACTCCCGGCTTCGACGATTCCGCATGGGAGCGCGTCTCGGCCCCGCACACCTTCAACGACACCGACACCTTCGACAATTGGTCGCTGCCCGGCCACCGCGGCGAACAGGACCAATGGAGCGGCCGCACCTGGTATCGGAAGACCTTTGCCGCTCCCGCCGAGTGGCAGGGGCGCAAGGTGTTCATCGAGTTCGAAGCCGTCCGGCAGGTCGCCGAGGTTTACCTCAACGGTGTGAAGCTCGGCACGGCCAAAGGCGGCTTCACGCCCTTCGGTTTCGATCTCACACCGCATCTGCGCCCCGGTGAACCCAACGTTCTCGCGGTGATGGCCGACAACCGTTTCCAGCGCGATCCGATGGACCCGGCGCTCGACCCGCAGGCCGCGACCAACGCGAAGACCCACCCCAACCTCGCGCAGCTCTCGAAGCAGCTCATGGAGCAGATCCCGGAAACGCTGGAGGAACTGCAGGCCGACCAGATTCCCTGGAACAACCCCCACTGGCATCCGGCCCACGGCGGGATTTACCGCAACGTCCGCCTCATCGTTACCGACCCGCTGCACCTCACGCTCCCGCTATACAGCTTCCTCCAGACCGAGGGCCCCTACGCCTACGCCACGAGCATCAGCGAGAAATCCGCCCAGATCGGTATCGAGGTCCCCGTTCGCAACGACCGCACCGGCTCGGCTGACTTCCAAATCGGCGCTGAAATCATTGATGCCGACGGACGCTCCGTGGCCGCCATGCAAGTGCGCGAGACATTGCCCGCCGGCGGCAGCCGCAAGTTCACCCTTCCTGCCATTGTCATCCCCCGGCCGCGCCTCTGGGAGCCCGCCTACCCGCACCTCTACCGCGTCGTCATCAGCCTCAATGTTCGTAATACGAACATTGATCGCGTCGAGATTCCCCTCGGCATCCGGCAGGTCCGCTGGGAGACCGACGGCGGGCTCTTCCTGAACGGCGCGCATCTGAAGCTTCGTGGCTGGGGCCAGAAACCCACCAATGAGTGGCCCGGCCTGGGCGCGGCGCTGCCGGATTCGCTCCAGTTCTACACGCTGCAACTGATGCGCGAGGCCGGCGGCAACTTCGTGCGCTGGGGCCATGTGCCCGGCGGTCCGGCGCAAATCGCCGCGGCCGACCGACTGGGCCTCGTCACGCTTCAACCCGGCACCGACGGCGAACACGACACCAAGGGCGGCGCCTGGGCGTTGCGCGTGGCGAACTTCCGCGACGTGCTCATCTACTATCGCAATCACCCGTCCATCCTCATCTGGGAGGGCGGCAACCAGAAGATCTCGCGCGAACACGCGGCCGAGTTGCGCGCGCTGATGGACCGCTACGACCCGCACGGCCAGCGCGCCTACGCGCACCGCCGCGCCGATGCCATCACGGCCGAGTTCATGGATGTCGGCATCGGCACCGAGGGCGGCCGCGAGATTGCGCGGCTGCCAGTCGTCGAGGGCGAATACAACCGTGAGGAGTCACCGCGCCGGGTCTGGGACGATTTCTCCCCGCCGAACTTCGGTTACCCCGAGGCCAAGGGGCAGACCTACCAGCTCACATCCGAGCAGTTTGCCGTCAACCAGATCGGCCACTACGTGAAAAAACTCGGCGCACCCGAGCACGCGGGCGGCGCCAACTGGATCTTCTCCGACTCCACAAGCGGCGGCCGCGTGGCCGTCGAGGTGGCGCGCACCAGCGGCGAGGTGGATGCCGTGCGTCTGCCCAAGGAGGCCTACTACGTCACCCAGGCGATGTTCCGCGACGATCCGCAGGTCCACATCATCGGTCACTGGTCCTATCCCGCCGGCACGCGGAAAAGCGTCTATGTCGTGGCCAACACCGACACAGTCGAGCTGTTGCTCAACGGGCGTTCCCTGGGGTCGGGCAAGAGGTCCGACCGCTTTCTCTTCACGTTCCCCGAGGTCGCGTTTGAGCCGGGTGAGATAAAGGCGGTCGCGTCATCCGGCGGCAAGGTGCTCGCAACCGCCACCAAGCTTACGGCCGGGCCCGCCACGGCCCTGCGGCTGAGCCTGGTCCGGCATACCGGCGGTCTCGTGGCCGATGGAGCCGATGTGGCCCTGGTTGATGTCGAGGCCGTCGATGCCGAGGGCCGGCGGGTGCCGACCTTTCAGCAGCGCGTCGATTTCGACGTGAGCGGCCCCGTCACTTGGCGCGGTGGCTACAACAGCGGGAAAACCGACTCCATCAACCACCGCCATCTCGACTTGGAGGCCGGCATCAATCGCGTCGCCTTGCGGGCCGGTCGCGAACCCGGCGAAGTAACCGTGACCGCCCGTGCGGCCGGACTGCAGAGCGGCCATATCCGTTTTCGCCTCAACGCCTACGCCGGCGCCCCGCCGGCGTTGCCGACGGTGTCACTCCCGGCCACGGCTCCTGCCCGCCTCATCCTCGCCGCGACAGCCGCCACCGCCGCCCGGACCGACGCCACCCGGCTCGGCCGATTCATCCGAACCCTGAACTACACCGGCCCCAACGCCTCGATCGTCCACGTCGAGACGCATGCGCGCGACGGCCGCAACGCCTACGTGAACACCGATTCACCTTTCGCGGGACTGCCCGTCGCCCTTCAGGACGCGGATTGGGTCCAGGTGGACAACCGCGACGCCCTCTACAGCGCCGTGGACCTGATCGAGCTGTCCGTCGCGACCGACGCAACCGTGTGGATCGCCCATGACGAGGCGCTGCCCCGTCCGGCGTGGCTGACCCGGCAGTTCGAGCCCACTGACACCGTTCTTCGCGTGCTGGAGCGTCCGATGAGGCTGTTCCGACGCAATGTGACAGCCGCCGCGAGCCTCACCCTCGGCTCGAACACCGAAGACCCGCGCCAGACCGAAGGCAACCTCTACCTCGTCTTCGTCGGCCAAACGCCTCCCTGA
- a CDS encoding DUF6265 family protein, translated as MRLLLALLLPLAAFAQEQKPSGFALDRLAWLAGSWRMERAGRVTDEQWMAPAGGVMLGMSRTVAKGKVVEHEFLQIRSGPGGELYYVALPARQKEATFKVATQSETEVVFENKEHDFPQVIGYRLNADGSLLAWIEGPRADGTTRRVEYAYRRIAP; from the coding sequence ATGCGCCTCCTCCTAGCCCTGTTGCTGCCGCTCGCGGCCTTTGCCCAGGAGCAAAAGCCGTCCGGCTTCGCGCTCGACCGTCTCGCCTGGCTGGCGGGCAGCTGGCGGATGGAGCGCGCCGGCCGCGTGACCGACGAACAGTGGATGGCGCCCGCCGGCGGTGTCATGCTCGGCATGTCGCGCACGGTGGCCAAGGGCAAGGTGGTTGAACATGAGTTTCTGCAGATCCGCAGCGGCCCGGGGGGCGAACTCTACTACGTCGCCCTGCCGGCGCGGCAAAAGGAGGCCACCTTCAAGGTTGCGACGCAGAGCGAAACCGAGGTGGTTTTCGAAAACAAGGAGCACGATTTTCCGCAGGTCATCGGCTACCGCCTGAACGCCGATGGTTCGCTGCTGGCCTGGATCGAAGGACCCCGGGCCGACGGCACCACGCGCCGCGTGGAATACGCCTACCGCCGCATCGCACCGTGA
- the secD gene encoding protein translocase subunit SecD, translating to MLRQNLWKLMLCAAVVLWAAFNLIPLKDQDFGDYLKTEAEAKPAQFATLLTRASERVKSGQAQSVFVALKQIGREDKLDLSQFFPQVRLEETLKNVEKRNDLLLNELLRQSKGKLQLGLDLKGGVAFTLEVEETAAVAEPEHARVEKLNKAIEIIGNRVNGLGVSEPIIRAVGTSRIEVQLAGISTRDNPEVLASLKKPARLDFRMVHPFATPPMDAPPGYIAMTLEGETRNGETYTEELYVKRIPEMTGEAVSDSYPIMDEFGRFKIILRFTSEGSKRFADVTRAVAEEGQRTGRRGRLAIVLDDKLYSAPGVEREINSDSAEISGQFSQREAVDLANVLNNPLDVPLQVKEQYEVGPSLAKDAVASGKMAFIIGTSLTILFILVFYTFGGLVAAVGMAINVFIVLAVMAYFGATLTLPGIAGIVLTLAMSVDSNILIFERMREELKQGKSLATALEAGFDKAWSAILDGNLTTLITAAIMVVLGTGAVKGFGVTLTIGIFTTMFAAVVVSKLLMEILVHGNVLKKMPMFSVLQNTSFDFMGRAKPAFIASWVVILIGVATVAFKGKAVYGIDFLGGDTVSLSFAKPVEVGALRSAAQAAGFKEVNPVYQKTIGSDRETLKITTPFDQAAPLVEKLQQAFPESKFVNEGVTRIGASVGAEIQWNALKASFWALALILVYVAFRFEFGYGMGAVISTIHDVLMTIGIFVLLGRQFNASMVAAILLVMGYSINDTIVVFDRIREELKINPTGTLREIINRSLNLTLSRTIITGGTTLLTALTLIFVTTGDVNDIALTLLIGVVTGTFSSLFIASPIFYWWHKGDRKHVEAHHDIAPKYEWAGSSRASE from the coding sequence ATGCTTCGTCAAAACTTGTGGAAATTGATGCTGTGCGCAGCCGTCGTGCTGTGGGCGGCGTTCAACCTGATTCCGCTGAAGGATCAAGACTTCGGCGACTACCTCAAAACGGAGGCGGAGGCCAAGCCCGCCCAGTTCGCCACGCTGCTCACCCGTGCGTCCGAGCGCGTTAAGTCCGGCCAGGCCCAAAGCGTGTTCGTCGCGCTCAAGCAGATCGGCCGCGAGGACAAACTCGACCTCTCGCAGTTCTTCCCGCAGGTCCGCCTTGAGGAGACCCTCAAGAATGTTGAGAAGCGCAACGACCTTCTCCTGAACGAGCTCCTCCGCCAGTCCAAGGGCAAGCTGCAGCTTGGCCTCGACCTGAAGGGTGGCGTCGCCTTCACCCTCGAGGTGGAAGAGACCGCCGCCGTGGCTGAACCCGAGCACGCCCGCGTGGAGAAGCTCAACAAGGCCATCGAGATCATCGGCAACCGCGTGAACGGCCTCGGCGTCTCCGAGCCCATCATCCGGGCCGTCGGCACGAGCCGCATCGAGGTGCAGCTCGCCGGTATCTCCACCCGCGACAACCCCGAGGTTCTCGCCAGCCTCAAGAAGCCGGCCCGCCTCGATTTCCGCATGGTGCATCCTTTCGCCACCCCGCCGATGGATGCGCCTCCGGGCTACATCGCCATGACACTCGAGGGCGAGACCCGCAACGGTGAGACCTACACCGAGGAACTCTACGTCAAGCGCATCCCCGAGATGACCGGCGAGGCCGTGTCCGACTCCTATCCGATCATGGATGAGTTCGGCCGCTTCAAGATCATCCTCCGCTTCACCAGCGAGGGCAGCAAGCGCTTCGCCGATGTCACCCGCGCCGTGGCCGAGGAAGGCCAGCGCACCGGGCGCCGCGGCCGTCTCGCCATCGTGCTCGACGACAAGCTCTATTCGGCCCCCGGCGTGGAGCGCGAAATCAACAGCGATTCCGCCGAGATCTCCGGCCAGTTCTCCCAGCGCGAGGCCGTGGACCTGGCCAATGTGCTCAATAACCCCCTCGACGTGCCCCTGCAGGTCAAGGAGCAGTATGAGGTCGGACCCTCGCTGGCCAAGGACGCCGTCGCCAGCGGCAAGATGGCCTTCATCATCGGCACCAGCCTGACCATCCTCTTCATTCTGGTGTTTTATACCTTCGGCGGACTGGTCGCCGCCGTCGGCATGGCCATCAACGTGTTCATCGTGCTCGCGGTCATGGCTTATTTCGGCGCCACGCTCACGCTGCCCGGCATCGCCGGCATCGTGCTGACCCTCGCCATGTCGGTGGACTCGAACATCCTGATTTTCGAACGCATGCGCGAAGAGCTGAAGCAGGGCAAGTCGCTCGCCACCGCCCTCGAGGCCGGCTTCGACAAGGCCTGGTCCGCCATTCTCGACGGCAATCTCACGACCCTCATCACCGCCGCCATCATGGTCGTGCTCGGCACCGGCGCCGTGAAGGGCTTCGGCGTCACGCTGACCATCGGTATCTTCACCACGATGTTCGCCGCGGTCGTCGTTTCCAAGCTGCTCATGGAAATCCTGGTGCACGGCAACGTGCTCAAGAAGATGCCCATGTTCTCCGTGCTGCAAAACACCTCCTTTGATTTCATGGGCCGGGCCAAGCCGGCCTTCATCGCCTCCTGGGTCGTCATCCTCATCGGCGTCGCCACGGTCGCCTTCAAGGGCAAGGCGGTCTATGGCATCGACTTCCTCGGCGGTGACACCGTCTCACTGTCCTTCGCCAAGCCGGTCGAGGTTGGCGCGCTGCGCAGCGCCGCCCAGGCCGCCGGTTTCAAGGAGGTCAACCCGGTCTATCAGAAGACCATCGGTTCCGACCGCGAGACCCTGAAGATCACCACGCCGTTCGACCAGGCCGCTCCCTTGGTCGAGAAGCTCCAGCAGGCCTTCCCCGAGTCCAAGTTTGTCAACGAGGGCGTCACCCGGATCGGCGCCTCGGTCGGAGCCGAGATCCAGTGGAACGCCCTCAAGGCCTCCTTCTGGGCCCTCGCGCTGATTCTCGTCTATGTCGCGTTCCGCTTTGAGTTCGGCTACGGCATGGGCGCGGTCATCTCCACCATCCACGACGTGCTGATGACCATCGGCATCTTCGTGCTTCTGGGCCGGCAGTTCAACGCCTCCATGGTCGCGGCCATCCTGCTGGTGATGGGTTACTCCATCAATGACACGATCGTGGTCTTCGACCGCATCCGCGAGGAGCTGAAGATCAACCCGACCGGCACGCTGCGCGAGATCATCAACCGCTCGCTCAACCTGACGCTTTCCCGCACGATCATCACCGGCGGCACCACGCTGCTCACGGCACTCACGCTCATCTTCGTGACCACCGGCGACGTGAACGACATCGCGCTCACGCTCCTCATCGGTGTCGTGACCGGCACGTTCTCGTCGCTGTTCATCGCCAGCCCCATCTTCTACTGGTGGCACAAGGGCGACCGGAAGCACGTCGAGGCGCACCACGACATCGCCCCGAAATACGAGTGGGCCGGCTCTTCCCGCGCATCCGAGTAA